One region of Dysidea avara chromosome 1, odDysAvar1.4, whole genome shotgun sequence genomic DNA includes:
- the LOC136261526 gene encoding protein mesh-like isoform X3 — MMLLFVVLGVSLLLLEDVSSIPLEQFYPFGSHVNDAFLLPNDDGSSQPITLSSDFPFFNQNFRNIYVSTNGAISFTRSISTYTPDQFPLNDSKEIIAPFWADVDTTGTGGISYRETTDPDLLSRADEDIKVAFPRSAGFSSSYLFIATWNRVGYYESKVDKTNTFQAVLATNGLQSFVIFLYADGEIQWTTGDASSGLNGLGGIPAQVGFNAGDGLRYAAIPQSRTNAIINITRTSNIGVPGVWVFRIDEEDVVIAGCQRLAEEENGTVPISLYPRYGSVLGGTPVQVFGPCFDGYADAPITCYFDNIEVEGIFVNENYILCISPPLQDLGSVAFTIRLNGVSVEFKEVVFYSLAIDDADMVSTATDTDQFYVSGDTVSLVWDRYVILPRSLVQDAVVSVNIDLVELDNETGDTNVIARLANGLPNTANFDVTIPQYDGVSLAVIQISVVDLVPLHTTISNHQQQAYNRLVGEVKLWSEVLYISGSNSLLKYCANWYRDQPDEIGQEIVQRLPSCPLSIEQAKVDNKFEEEDLSASFSNTFHPGVSSCFRQIVFTSDNEGSGQQCCYDDGGELVVGPPGGGTVDLYAPTSWTSTLSHFTHDVLPFIYCCKGAFSNCDLYYQKRPSDNGKRYILKPPAFVYGDPHMITLDGFKYTFNGKGEFTLIEHKYGLFTLQARMEAAEDNAGSMTRATVITAIAAKQNDSDTVQFELSRRGLDALVNGERVIFDDMQKQEFTNVTISDMGNQMLSALFSSGAYVQAKAENGIISVLLVSLSDTYKNSTSGLMGVFNGDMADDLMRRNSSEYLPLSSTNELIHEFGLDWILNEEQSLFTYLHEDSWQTYYDPNFTPVFSPVFSDPELEEAAIFVCNGDTFCLYDIATTGRMDIGLSTLDGSMRFEEILRLSYPGWTS; from the exons ATGATGTTGCTATTCGTCGTGCTGGGAGTTTCGTTGCTGTTGTTGGAAGATGTTTCGTCTATACCACTGGAACAATTTTATCCGTTTGGGTCACACGTGAACGATGCATTCTTGCTCCCTAATGACGATGGGTCATCGCAGCCGATTACACTGAGTTCAGATTTTCCCTTCTTCAACCAGAATTTCAGGAATATTTAC GTAAGTACAAATGGAGCAATCAGTTTTACAAGGTCTATATCTACATACACTCCTGATCAGTTTCCATTAAATGACAGTAAAGAGATCATAGCTCCATTTTGGGCTGATGTTGACACTACAGGAACTGGTGGGATCTCCTATCGTGAAACAACTGATCCTGATTTACTTAGCAGAGCAGATGAGGACATCAAAGTAGCTTTCCCAAGGAGTGCTGGATTTTCATCTTCTTACCTCTTCATTGCCACATGGAATCGTGTCGGATATTATGAAAGCAAAGTTGATAAG ACAAATACATTTCAAGCAGTACTTGCAACAAATGGGCTTCAATCGTTTGTAATATTCTTGTATGCTGATGGTGAGATTCAGTGGACAACTGGTGATGCTTCCAGTGGTCTCAATGGATTAGGCGGTATACCAGCTCAAGTTGGCTTCAATGCTGGAGATGGATTACGTTATGCTGCTATTCCTCAATCTCGTACTAATGCAATAATTAATATTACTCGCACCAGTAATATTGGTGTTCCTGGAGTATGGGTGTTCAGAATTGATGAAGAAGATGTAGTTATAGCAGGCTGCCAAAGACTAGCTGAGGAAGAAAATG GTACTGTGCCAATATCACTGTATCCTCGCTATGGAAGTGTGCTGGGAGGGACACCAGTTCAAGTATTTGGTCCATGTTTTGATGGATATGCTGATGCTCCTATTACCTGCTACTTTGATAATATTGAAGTTGAAGGCATTTTTGTGAATGAGAATTACATTCTATGTATATCGCCACCACTACAAGATCTTGGAAGCGTTGCGTTTACAATAAGACTGAATGGTGTATCAGTAGAATTCAAAGAAGTAGTTTTCTATtcat TGGCAATAGATGATGCTGATATGGTTTCAACTGCTACTGATACTGATCAGTTTTATGTGTCAGGTGACACCGTGAGCCTTGTTTGGGATCGATACGTGATCCTTCCTCGGTCACTTGTACAAGATGCTGTAGTATCAGTTAATATTGATCTTGTTGAGTTGGATAATGAGACTGGTGATACTAATGTTATTGCTAGACTAGCAAATGGTTTACCTAATACTGCCAACTTTGATGTTACAATTCCTCAATATGATGGCGTGTCATTAGCTGTAATTCAAATTTCAGTAGTAGATCTTGTTCCTCTTCATACTACCATTTCAAACCATCAACAACAAGCATATAACAGATTAGTTGGGGAGGTTAAGCTGTGGTCTGAAGTTCTATACATATCTGGATCAAATTCCTTATTGAAATACTGTGCAAATTGGTACAGGGATCAACCAGATGAAATTGGACAAGAAATCGTACAGAGACTGCCCTCGTGTCCACTCAGTATAGAGCAAGCTAAGGTTGACAATAAATTTGAGGAAGAAGATCTGAGTGCATCATTTAGCAACACTTTTCACCCTGGAGTATCAAGTTGCTTTCGCCAAATTGTTTTTACAAG TGATAATGAAGGTTCAGGACAACAATGTTGTTATGATGATGGTGGAGAACTAGTAGTTGGACCACCAGGAGGTGGAACTGTGGACCTTTATGCTCCTACTAGCTGGACTAGCACTCTTAGCCATTTCACTCACGATGTGCTACCATTCATCTACTGCTGTAAAGGAGCATTCTCCAACTGTGACTTGTACTACCAGAAGAGACCATCTGATAATGGAAAAAGATACATTCTGAAACCACcag CTTTTGTTTATGGAGATCCTCACATGATAACACTTGATGGGTTTAAGTACACATTTAATGGTAAAGGAGAATTTACACTGATTGAACACAAGTATGGCTTGTTTACATTACAAGCTAGAATGGAGGCAGCTGAAGACAATGCAGGATCTATGACCCGAGCAACTGTGATTACAGCAATAGCTGCTAAACAGAATGACTCTGACACTGTCCAGTTTGAACTGAGCCGACGTGGGTTGGATGCACTTGTTAATGGAGAAAGAGTTATCTTTGATGATATGCAGAAGCAGGAGTTTACTAATGTCACTATCTCTGACATGGGCAACCAAATGTTATCTGCATTGTTTTCCAGTGGAGCATATGTGCAGGCTAAAGCAGAGAATGGGATAATATCAGTTCTACTTGTTAGTCTTTCTGACACTTACAAAAACTCCACATCTGGTTTAATGGGTGTGTTCAATGGTGATATGGCCGATGATCTGATGAGAAGAAATTCCAGTGAATATTTACCACTTAGTTCAACGAATGAATTGATTCATGAGTTTGGATTAGACT GGATACTTAACGAGGAACAAAGTTTATTTACATACTTGCACGAAGACAGTTGGCAAACGTATTATGATCCAAACTTCACGCCAGTGTTTAGTCCAGTATTCAGTGATCCAGAACTTGAAGAAGCAGCCATTTTTGTATGCAATGGTGACACCTTCTGCCTGTATGATATTGCCACCACTGGTAGGATGGACATTGGATTATCCACATTAGATGGTAGTATGAGATTTGAGGAAATATTGAGACTCTCTTATCCAG GTTGGACTTCATAG
- the LOC136261526 gene encoding sushi domain-containing protein 2-like isoform X1, with translation MMLLFVVLGVSLLLLEDVSSIPLEQFYPFGSHVNDAFLLPNDDGSSQPITLSSDFPFFNQNFRNIYVSTNGAISFTRSISTYTPDQFPLNDSKEIIAPFWADVDTTGTGGISYRETTDPDLLSRADEDIKVAFPRSAGFSSSYLFIATWNRVGYYESKVDKTNTFQAVLATNGLQSFVIFLYADGEIQWTTGDASSGLNGLGGIPAQVGFNAGDGLRYAAIPQSRTNAIINITRTSNIGVPGVWVFRIDEEDVVIAGCQRLAEEENGTVPISLYPRYGSVLGGTPVQVFGPCFDGYADAPITCYFDNIEVEGIFVNENYILCISPPLQDLGSVAFTIRLNGVSVEFKEVVFYSLAIDDADMVSTATDTDQFYVSGDTVSLVWDRYVILPRSLVQDAVVSVNIDLVELDNETGDTNVIARLANGLPNTANFDVTIPQYDGVSLAVIQISVVDLVPLHTTISNHQQQAYNRLVGEVKLWSEVLYISGSNSLLKYCANWYRDQPDEIGQEIVQRLPSCPLSIEQAKVDNKFEEEDLSASFSNTFHPGVSSCFRQIVFTSDNEGSGQQCCYDDGGELVVGPPGGGTVDLYAPTSWTSTLSHFTHDVLPFIYCCKGAFSNCDLYYQKRPSDNGKRYILKPPAFVYGDPHMITLDGFKYTFNGKGEFTLIEHKYGLFTLQARMEAAEDNAGSMTRATVITAIAAKQNDSDTVQFELSRRGLDALVNGERVIFDDMQKQEFTNVTISDMGNQMLSALFSSGAYVQAKAENGIISVLLVSLSDTYKNSTSGLMGVFNGDMADDLMRRNSSEYLPLSSTNELIHEFGLDWILNEEQSLFTYLHEDSWQTYYDPNFTPVFSPVFSDPELEEAAIFVCNGDTFCLYDIATTGRMDIGLSTLDGSMRFEEILRLSYPVVCNPPCANGGACVANNTCNCPLGYEGDQCSEPVYTSCDVDQCQNGGVCVKIGMSYMCNCLTGYTGMLCETGSTSSDDDDDDNNFIFLIAAAGGGGLLIILLLMFCVCMVCCCCRRTDKKTYKIGPTITTIPTHEISSCNDGMMDNSLKMTSLPYQNKSYNYQGKNDSLKPLAQNDYQYVVRQHNTNSSYSIP, from the exons ATGATGTTGCTATTCGTCGTGCTGGGAGTTTCGTTGCTGTTGTTGGAAGATGTTTCGTCTATACCACTGGAACAATTTTATCCGTTTGGGTCACACGTGAACGATGCATTCTTGCTCCCTAATGACGATGGGTCATCGCAGCCGATTACACTGAGTTCAGATTTTCCCTTCTTCAACCAGAATTTCAGGAATATTTAC GTAAGTACAAATGGAGCAATCAGTTTTACAAGGTCTATATCTACATACACTCCTGATCAGTTTCCATTAAATGACAGTAAAGAGATCATAGCTCCATTTTGGGCTGATGTTGACACTACAGGAACTGGTGGGATCTCCTATCGTGAAACAACTGATCCTGATTTACTTAGCAGAGCAGATGAGGACATCAAAGTAGCTTTCCCAAGGAGTGCTGGATTTTCATCTTCTTACCTCTTCATTGCCACATGGAATCGTGTCGGATATTATGAAAGCAAAGTTGATAAG ACAAATACATTTCAAGCAGTACTTGCAACAAATGGGCTTCAATCGTTTGTAATATTCTTGTATGCTGATGGTGAGATTCAGTGGACAACTGGTGATGCTTCCAGTGGTCTCAATGGATTAGGCGGTATACCAGCTCAAGTTGGCTTCAATGCTGGAGATGGATTACGTTATGCTGCTATTCCTCAATCTCGTACTAATGCAATAATTAATATTACTCGCACCAGTAATATTGGTGTTCCTGGAGTATGGGTGTTCAGAATTGATGAAGAAGATGTAGTTATAGCAGGCTGCCAAAGACTAGCTGAGGAAGAAAATG GTACTGTGCCAATATCACTGTATCCTCGCTATGGAAGTGTGCTGGGAGGGACACCAGTTCAAGTATTTGGTCCATGTTTTGATGGATATGCTGATGCTCCTATTACCTGCTACTTTGATAATATTGAAGTTGAAGGCATTTTTGTGAATGAGAATTACATTCTATGTATATCGCCACCACTACAAGATCTTGGAAGCGTTGCGTTTACAATAAGACTGAATGGTGTATCAGTAGAATTCAAAGAAGTAGTTTTCTATtcat TGGCAATAGATGATGCTGATATGGTTTCAACTGCTACTGATACTGATCAGTTTTATGTGTCAGGTGACACCGTGAGCCTTGTTTGGGATCGATACGTGATCCTTCCTCGGTCACTTGTACAAGATGCTGTAGTATCAGTTAATATTGATCTTGTTGAGTTGGATAATGAGACTGGTGATACTAATGTTATTGCTAGACTAGCAAATGGTTTACCTAATACTGCCAACTTTGATGTTACAATTCCTCAATATGATGGCGTGTCATTAGCTGTAATTCAAATTTCAGTAGTAGATCTTGTTCCTCTTCATACTACCATTTCAAACCATCAACAACAAGCATATAACAGATTAGTTGGGGAGGTTAAGCTGTGGTCTGAAGTTCTATACATATCTGGATCAAATTCCTTATTGAAATACTGTGCAAATTGGTACAGGGATCAACCAGATGAAATTGGACAAGAAATCGTACAGAGACTGCCCTCGTGTCCACTCAGTATAGAGCAAGCTAAGGTTGACAATAAATTTGAGGAAGAAGATCTGAGTGCATCATTTAGCAACACTTTTCACCCTGGAGTATCAAGTTGCTTTCGCCAAATTGTTTTTACAAG TGATAATGAAGGTTCAGGACAACAATGTTGTTATGATGATGGTGGAGAACTAGTAGTTGGACCACCAGGAGGTGGAACTGTGGACCTTTATGCTCCTACTAGCTGGACTAGCACTCTTAGCCATTTCACTCACGATGTGCTACCATTCATCTACTGCTGTAAAGGAGCATTCTCCAACTGTGACTTGTACTACCAGAAGAGACCATCTGATAATGGAAAAAGATACATTCTGAAACCACcag CTTTTGTTTATGGAGATCCTCACATGATAACACTTGATGGGTTTAAGTACACATTTAATGGTAAAGGAGAATTTACACTGATTGAACACAAGTATGGCTTGTTTACATTACAAGCTAGAATGGAGGCAGCTGAAGACAATGCAGGATCTATGACCCGAGCAACTGTGATTACAGCAATAGCTGCTAAACAGAATGACTCTGACACTGTCCAGTTTGAACTGAGCCGACGTGGGTTGGATGCACTTGTTAATGGAGAAAGAGTTATCTTTGATGATATGCAGAAGCAGGAGTTTACTAATGTCACTATCTCTGACATGGGCAACCAAATGTTATCTGCATTGTTTTCCAGTGGAGCATATGTGCAGGCTAAAGCAGAGAATGGGATAATATCAGTTCTACTTGTTAGTCTTTCTGACACTTACAAAAACTCCACATCTGGTTTAATGGGTGTGTTCAATGGTGATATGGCCGATGATCTGATGAGAAGAAATTCCAGTGAATATTTACCACTTAGTTCAACGAATGAATTGATTCATGAGTTTGGATTAGACT GGATACTTAACGAGGAACAAAGTTTATTTACATACTTGCACGAAGACAGTTGGCAAACGTATTATGATCCAAACTTCACGCCAGTGTTTAGTCCAGTATTCAGTGATCCAGAACTTGAAGAAGCAGCCATTTTTGTATGCAATGGTGACACCTTCTGCCTGTATGATATTGCCACCACTGGTAGGATGGACATTGGATTATCCACATTAGATGGTAGTATGAGATTTGAGGAAATATTGAGACTCTCTTATCCAG TTGTATGTAACCCACCATGTGCAAATGGAGGAGCTTGTGTTGCTAATAATACTTGTAACTGTCCTCTTGGATATGAAGGAGATCAGTGCTCAGAGCCAG TTTACACTTCATGTGATGTTGATCAATGCCAAAATGGTGGAGTCTGTGTAAAGATTGGAATGTCCTACATGTGCAACTGCTTGACTGGCTACACAGGGATGTTGTGTGAAACAG GAAGTACcagtagtgatgatgatgatgatgacaataatTTCATTTTCTTGATAGCAGCTGCAGGAGGAGGAGGATTGcttattatattattgttaatGTTTTGTGTCTGTATGGTCTGCTGTTGTTGTCGAAGAACTGATAAAAAGACATACAAAATTG GTCCGACAATAACAACAATTCCCACTCATGAAATATCATCCTGTAATGATGGAATGATGGACAACTCATTGAAGATGACCAGCTTACCTTATCAGAATAAAAGCTACAACTACCAGGGGAAAAATGATAGCTTGAAACCTTTAGCACAAAATGACTATCAATATGTGGTCCGTCAACATAACACTAATTCTTCTTATAGCATACCGTAA